The DNA region TGTTGATTGAAGAAAACTGCCGAGGTAATGCTCATCgcttcttgttctgtttttcgtCTTCGCCAGTGGGTTTTTAAAACAGTGACATGAGTAGTAATCTGGAATTGAGAATGGGCTTTGTGTTTTCGCTAGTTGCATTGGAAAACTCATTAGATGAACACGATATACTTTAGgcatataaataataatttagtcCTCCTACTTTCTTTTACATATTCTAATGCGTAATCTCAATAGCTATAGATTACAACATGGTTTCCTTCTCTTAGCTTTGCACACCAAACAAGTCTTTTATTCTCAAATTCATAACAAaacctagatttttttttaacagaggATATGTCAACAGGTTTAGTTTTACATcctttcttttatcttctgtGTTCACTTGTAGTTGTAGTTGTAGTGAACTTCTTTAGCTCATTAAATACGCGTAATGTTTCTCCGTCAAAACCTCCAGCAAACTGTATTGaattatatgttagtaaataCAACCAAATAAATATGACCATGGCTTGTTTATAATCTACCTGGTGTATTGTGTAGGCAAATCGAACCCCTTGAAGCATAAGATTTCCTTCTTTAGCGCTTCCGTTTGATTCCAGCTCCTTGGTAGTTCGCTTCATGTACTCCTGAGCTAGCCTAAGCGAGCTGTATTTTATCTGCAACAAGGTAAATCTTCTGTCAAAGTAGTGGTGTATGTATTTCAACGTATAGTGTTGTAGATTAAGATTTCATCATAATCAGAATTAATCAGTCACGTAGCTACCTGTCCAATCAATCCTGTGTCGAGCATCCACTCCCACGGTATCTGAAAGTCCTTGTATCTCTTCCCTGTACTGTCTCTCATCTTCTCTGTGTTGTTAACACTTTCCTCTAACCTGAAATTTTTCGAAGATTTTAAAGAGCCATTATTAACTCGTGTTATTTGATAAGATCAGGAAGTTGCTAGTAATTACTATATTCTTTATACATGCTCGCCTGTCTTGTAACGATTGAATCCTTTGCAAAGCCTGCGTCAGGGGATCCTTTGAATTGTCCTTGAATGACAAAATCTCTGATTCAAGGCTCTTTAGCCTTTTGTAATTGCAAGCAGCCTCTCTTAGTGAATCTGCTTTGCGTTCTGGCCATTTAGGGAATTGCTTTAGGACTGCCCTTTCATCAACCAAGGAAGATAGTTCTTCGTCTATCCATTTCACAAATGTCTCCACTTCTGATATGTCTGTAAATGTTGCGGCCTCCACCTTACTTATCAAGATATGGATATGATCTCTGTGTCTGTCAGTGTCAGATTTAATCTGCAAATGAATGTTAAATCTGTTAAATTCAGTTTTTCTAATACTCTGCACATAGATAATACAGTTATGATGGAGATTTCATATGGTTTCTCATCTAATCACCTCTTCTAAGTTATTAGTGGACAAAGTTTATACTTTACAGTACTTACATCTGA from Camelina sativa cultivar DH55 chromosome 3, Cs, whole genome shotgun sequence includes:
- the LOC104765157 gene encoding protein CHUP1, chloroplastic-like — translated: MLPNGEDDSDLMRLVKELQASLMKNDKLEKENHELRQEVARLRAQVSNLKAHDNERKSMLWKKLQSSYDGGNTEGSNLKASESVKSNTKGQEVRNPNPKPMAQVQSTAIKPPPPPPLPSKTTLGKRSVSRAPEVVEFYRALTKRESHMGNKINQNGAMSPAFSKNMIGEIENRSKYLSDIKSDTDRHRDHIHILISKVEAATFTDISEVETFVKWIDEELSSLVDERAVLKQFPKWPERKADSLREAACNYKRLKSLESEILSFKDNSKDPLTQALQRIQSLQDRLEESVNNTEKMRDSTGKRYKDFQIPWEWMLDTGLIGQIKYSSLRLAQEYMKRTTKELESNGSAKEGNLMLQGVRFAYTIHQFAGGFDGETLRVFNELKKFTTTTTTSEHRR